Proteins encoded by one window of Toxotes jaculatrix isolate fToxJac2 chromosome 22, fToxJac2.pri, whole genome shotgun sequence:
- the ppp1r3aa gene encoding uncharacterized protein ppp1r3aa — protein sequence MEALYLQPLEKDGVMVEEEEQEKSRDQEEGGTEASSPMGSTTDEETDEDSEPEPPPVVRRKVSFADAFGLNLVSVKEFDNVEGTESEVSQSPEREVTHPLEEVYLSCLFTVPLSPEELDQRLQVQKVELESIELLPGTTTLRGIVRVVNLSYSKSVYARISLDCWNSYFDLLAEYVPGSSDRKTDRFTFKYTLIPSFERDGTRVDFCLRYETSVGTFWANNQEMNYVLFCHQKGQAKEPGPQMQEESTSYKSKRSCLKANRRGSAEERTKETVNTATVCAEAQATHKAEEADRKTVDSAEIQSFLYREEHKPLVDSVKSRHRATRLARVQECLSRRRQQVPKAYPHDSANGQKISQPVPALWGGSARFLCNQKKQLNESPQVLTYHQIPLLTLDWNNDKPQRWGAADMDDIWTGRAKLTLSKASEENVEDKPSVNDMWETFLNGTDDTTDKETSVSDVWQEFLNGPSCKDHSGVPESEWLQTAASVSPSNDKEPQTQYAASSQEFQVGTDTPATLHAHTSAACQLLSGKRETPLANVTLNAEDHQPAEACVSSPRDDNTATQDASQRSQTNSVTDTSQEFSLKGATPVSKGSVDSTAECHKYAICEREREEIIGEAEGIGGDEPFTPHTADLVTSSGESKTTDMTAMPESQNANTVDRISQGAGLDEGLSSSGEGEVTGTAHNATDDTLAFSETIRQGTKNGERFVFSTSRQRAEERLMTNCMENKVSAEDEIFRPHKTQECEISQRCADEKQREEFRLNQKSENPLHDNEGDENEIRPAQSRAHEFNPNQTCEENFRPCLVMESEFKLDESENKDMASNNKDLEGFRETQVENYYWKKRKEPKRQIGAEAEIIAVLDEEASAWQRGNTSIISEVNNEHLRPVLEGEELDVQKEEEDSTLKQAEENVETSEPGEHVLVSNQTEEGKSLSCSGINVEQQEINPSSQKRHTVESREGMKVFQSDRDTFRPFPKDKCNPDPTELVELRWISSQDVTKGQKEDVGSEIRPEEVKAKENVAKKDTSKELQHQPETIERIEEDMSQTDKDERESIGELKIEAMGVLMGNVEDPQRERKNAPAELKEQELSVEAESSPRVESKKLSEGTKELITAENTVALEVIESRLEAMFIERFGEDLVRGIWEEVFGAGKVQASIRDTTNVDGMGGRLTDIPDITRDCHLLCEKDFSDTFDSGVFSLSELPTDPNISPCQGLEHTTVTNSDEYSPKERNQSLGTIEQTHFLSELHTDLNSSADLSQDLAATLAALNRQSLTESAQTLSSPKDQENYSQIKERSVNRQETGRQIEGSVVAHKENFNRSEHPSHKRPSSSSEKLKESDVLVWWSVLYTLSHITRLLICALLVAGFFVIVFFYDFPAFFALYTFSLCWWFYKWRRHRLAMNKGISQEFAERREGVKECSA from the exons ATGGAGGCTCTGTATCTCCAGCCCTTGGAAAAGGATGGGgtgatggtggaggaggaggagcaggaaaaaAGCAGGGATCAGGAAGAGGGAGGAACTGAGGCCTCGTCTCCCATGGGCTCCACCACAGACGAGGAAACAGACGAGGACTCTGAACCTGAGCCCCCTCCAGTTGTTCGCAGGAAAGTGTCATTCGCTGATGCATTTGGCCTCAACCTGGTATCAGTGAAGGAGTTTGACAATGTTGAAGGGACAGAGTCAGAGGTCAGCCAGTCTCCTGAGAGGGAAGTAACCCATCCTTTAGAGGAAGTCTACTTGTCCTGTCTGTTTACGGTCCCTTTGTCCCCAGAGGAGCTGGACCAGAGGCTACAGGTGCAGAAGGTTGAGCTGGAGAGCATCGAGCTTCTCCCAGGAACCACCACGCTCCGCGGCATCGTCAGGGTGGTCAACCTCAGCTACAGTAAGTCCGTTTATGCCCGGATCTCTCTGGATTGCTGGAACAGCTACTTCGACCTGTTGGCGGAATATGTGCCTGGATCGAgtgacaggaaaacagacaggTTTACTTTCAAGTATACTCTGATTCCTTCCTTTGAACGAGACGGGACCAGGGTGGATTTCTGCCTGCGGTATGAAACATCGGTGGGAACTTTCTGGGCAAACAACCAGGAAATGAACTATGTGCTGTTCTGCCACCAGAAAGGACAAGCGAAGGAGCCGGGGCCTCAAATGCAAGAGGAGAGTACCAGCTACAAGAGCAAGAGGAGCTGTCTCAAAGCTAACAG GAGGGGAAGCGCAGAGGAGAGGACCAAGGAGACCGTTAACACAGCAACAGTTTGTGCAG AAGCACAGGCCACTCATAAAGCAGAGGAggctgacagaaagacagtggaCAGTGCAGAGATACAATCATTTTTATACCGTGAAGAACACAAACCTTTG GTGGATAGCGTAAAAAGCCGGCACAGAGCAACACGTTTGGCACGTGTGCAGGAGTGCCTCTCCCGGAGGAGACAACAAGTACCGAAAGCTTATCCACATGACTCAGCCAACGGCCAGAAGATTTCTCAGCCCGTTCCAGCCCTGTGGGGTGGCTCTGCCAGATTTCTCTGTAACCAAAAGAAACAACTCAATGAGAGTCCACAGGTCCTCACCTACCATCAGATTCCTCTGCTTACACTGGACTGGAACAATGACAAACCGCAGCGGTGGGGGGCTGCTGATATGGATGACATTTGGACTGGAAGAGCAAAACTGACCTTGTCAAAAGCGTCAGAGGAAAACGTAGAAGACAAACCTTCTGTTAATGATATGTGGGAGACCTTTCTTAATGGCACAGATGATACCACAGATAAAGAAACCTCAGTGAGTGATGTATGGCAGGAATTTCTTAATGGGCCGAGCTGTAAGGACCATTCTGGTGTTCCAGAGTCAGAGTGGCTGCAGACAGCAGCGTCAGTGTCTCCCTCAAATGATAAGGAGCCTCAGACCCAATATGCAGCAAGCAGTCAAGAATTTCAGGTGGGCACGGATACACCCGCCACcctacacgcacacacctcaGCTGcatgtcagctgctgtcaggCAAACGCGAAACACCGTTGGCTAATGTCACCTTGAACGCCGAAGACCACCAGCCAGCAGAGGCATGTGTCAGCAGTCCAAGAGATGACAACACAGCGACACAAGATGCATCCCAAAGGTCACAGACAAACTCTGTAACAGACACTTCGCAGGAATTTAGCCTCAAGGGGGCAACGCCTGTGTCCAAGGGCTCTGTTGACAGCACAGCTGAGTGTCACAAGTATGCAATCTGTGAGcgagaaagagaagaaataatAGGAGAAGCAGAAGGAATAGGAGGAGACGAGCCCTTCACACCGCACACAGCTGACTTAGTAACAAGCTCAGGGGAATCGAAGACAACAGACATGACAGCAATGCCAGAGTCTCAGAATGCCAACACTGTTGATAGGATCTCACAGGGAGCAGGGCTGGATGAGGGTCTTTCTTCCAGCGGGGAAGGGGAGGTTACAGGTACAGCACACAATGCAACGGATGACACGCTGGCATTTAGTGAGACAATCAGACAGGGGACAAAGAATGGGGAGAGGTTTGTCTTTTCCACATCCAgacaaagagcagaggaaaggCTCATGACGAACTGCATGGAAAATAAAGTATCAGCGGAGGATGAGATATTTAGGCCACATAAAACACAAGAGTGTGAAATCTCCCAGAGGTGTGCAGATGAAAAGCAACGTGAGGAATTCAGGCTGAACCAAAAGAGTGAAAATCCATTACACGATAATGAGggagatgaaaatgaaataagacCTGCACAGTCACGTGCACATGAATTCAATCCAAACCAAACATGTGAGGAAAATTTCAGACCATGCCTAGTAATGGAAAGTGAATTCAAATTGGATGAATCAGAAAACAAGGATATGGCATCAAATAACAAAGACTTGGAGGGATTCAGAGAGACACAGGTGGAAAATTActattggaaaaaaagaaaagaaccaaAGAGACAAATTGGAGCAGAAGCTGAAATTATTGCTGTATTAGATGAGGAAGCATCAGCCTGGCAGAGGGGAAACACATCAATAATTTCAGAAGTAAATAATGAACACTTGCGGCCAGTCCTAGAAGGGGAGGAATTGGATGttcagaaagaggaggaggactcaACACTGAAACAAGCAGAGGAAAATGTAGAGACATCTGAACCAGGGGAACATGTATTAGTCTCAAATCAGACAGAAGAAGGTAAAAGCTTGAGTTGTAGTGGAATAAATGTGGAGCAACAGGAAATAAACCCATcatcacagaaaagacacactGTGGAATCAAGGGAAGGGATGAAAGTCTTCCAAAGTGACCGTGATACATTCAGACCTTTTCCAAAAGATAAATGCAACCCAGACCCCACTGAGCTGGTAGAACTGAGATGGATATCATCACAGGACGTTACGAAGGGTCAGAAGGAGGATGTAGGCAGTGAAATAAGACCAGAAGAAGTTAAGGCGAAGGAGAATGTTGCAAAGAAAGACACTTCAAAAGAACTTCAACACCAACCTGAGACAATAGAAAGAATAGAGGAAGATATgagtcagacagacaaagatgagagagagagtattgGAGAGCTGAAAATAGAAGCAATGGGGGTGTTGATGGGCAACGTGGAGGACcctcagagggagaggaagaacgCACCCGCTGAATTGAAAGAACAAGAGTTGTCAGTAGAAGCTGAGAGCTCTCCACGTGTTGAATCTAAAAAATTGTCAGAGGGAACAAAAGAACTTATTACGGCAGAAAATACTGTAGCACTTGAAGTGATAGAGTCGAGACTGGAGGCGATGTTCATAGAAAGATTTGGAGAAGATTTGGTCAGGGGGATCTGGGAAGAGGTGTTTGGTGCTGGGAAAGTGCAGGCCTCTATAAGAGACACAACTAATGTTGATGGAATGGGGGGCAGGCTGACAGATATACCTGATATTACACGTGATTGCCATCTTCTTTGTGAGAAAGACTTCAGTGACACTTTTGATTCGGGTGTATTTTCCTTGTCAGAATTACCAACGGATCCAAATATAAGTCCCTGTCAAGGCCTGGAGCACACCACAGTGACTAATAGCGATGAATACTccccaaaagaaagaaatcaatcGCTCGGCACAATAGAGCAAACCCACTTTCTCTCTGAATTACACACAGATTTGAATTCAAGTGCTGATCTCAGTCAAGATCTCGCTGCCACTTTAGCTGCTCTGAATAGGCAGTCATTGACTGAATCAGCCCAAACTCTCAGCTCTCCAAAGGATCAGGAAAACTACTctcaaataaaagaaagatcAGTCAACCGTCAGGAGACAGGTAGACAAATAGAAGGCAGTGTAGTCGCCCACAAGGAGAACTTTAATCGATCAGAACACCCATCTCACAAACGCCCGAGCTCCTCCTCTGAGAAATTAAAAGAGTCTGATGTTCTCGTGTGGTGGAGTGTATTATACACGCTCAGTCACATCACCAGACTTCTAATCTGCGCCCTTTTAGTTGCTGGATTCTTTGTCATCGTTTTCTTCTATGATTTCCCAGCATTCTTTGCGCTCtacacattttcactgtgctgGTGGTTTTATAAGTGGAGGAGACATCGGCTGGCGATGAACAAGGGGATAAGCCAAGAGTtcgcagagagaagagaaggcgTTAAAGAGTGCAGTGCGTAG